The following proteins are encoded in a genomic region of uncultured Vibrio sp.:
- the nqrM gene encoding (Na+)-NQR maturation NqrM has translation MSTFLITFAVFVAVIAAMAVGYIFQKKVVKGSCGGLGAVGIEKVCNCPEPCDARKKREAREAARAEKLATWEKDRIA, from the coding sequence ATGAGTACATTTCTAATTACATTTGCTGTGTTTGTCGCTGTGATTGCAGCAATGGCAGTCGGCTACATCTTTCAGAAGAAAGTGGTGAAGGGCAGCTGTGGTGGCCTTGGTGCTGTAGGCATCGAAAAAGTGTGTAACTGCCCAGAGCCTTGTGACGCTCGTAAAAAGCGTGAAGCTCGTGAAGCTGCACGTGCAGAGAAACTGGCGACTTGGGAAAAAGACCGAATCGCATAA
- the nqrF gene encoding NADH:ubiquinone reductase (Na(+)-transporting) subunit F, with the protein MDIILGVVMFTLIVLALVLVILFAKSKLVPTGDITISVNDDPNLAIVTQPGGKLLSALAGAGVFVSSACGGGGSCGQCRVKIKSGGGDILPTELDHITKGEAREGERLACQVAMKTDMDIELPEEIFGVKKWECTVISNDNKATFIKELKLQIPDGESVPFRAGGYIQIEAPAHHVKYADFDVPEEYREDWDKFNLFRYESKVNEETIRAYSMANYPEEEGIIMLNVRIATPPPNNPDVPPGIMSSYIWSLKAGDKCTISGPFGEFFAKDTDAEMVFIGGGAGMAPMRSHIFDQLKRLNSTRKMSFWYGARSKREMFYVEDFDGLQAENDNFVWHCALSDPMPEDNWDGYTGFIHNVLYENYLKDHEAPEDCEYYMCGPPMMNAAVIGMLKDLGVEDENILLDDFGG; encoded by the coding sequence ATGGACATTATTCTTGGTGTAGTGATGTTTACTCTGATCGTACTGGCTCTAGTATTAGTGATTCTTTTCGCTAAGTCTAAGCTTGTACCAACAGGTGACATTACAATTTCTGTGAACGACGACCCTAATTTGGCGATCGTTACACAACCAGGTGGTAAACTACTTAGCGCTCTTGCTGGCGCTGGTGTATTTGTTTCTTCTGCCTGTGGTGGCGGTGGCTCATGTGGTCAGTGTCGCGTAAAAATTAAATCTGGTGGTGGTGATATCCTTCCAACCGAGCTTGACCACATTACTAAAGGTGAAGCACGTGAAGGTGAGCGTCTGGCGTGTCAGGTTGCGATGAAAACCGACATGGACATCGAACTTCCAGAAGAAATCTTCGGCGTTAAGAAGTGGGAATGTACGGTTATCTCTAACGATAACAAAGCGACATTCATCAAAGAGCTTAAGCTACAAATTCCAGATGGCGAATCAGTACCTTTCCGTGCTGGTGGTTACATCCAGATTGAAGCACCGGCTCACCACGTGAAATACGCTGACTTCGATGTACCTGAAGAGTACCGCGAAGACTGGGACAAATTTAACCTGTTCCGCTACGAGTCTAAAGTAAACGAGGAGACAATCCGCGCTTACTCAATGGCTAACTACCCAGAAGAAGAAGGCATTATTATGCTAAACGTGCGTATCGCTACGCCGCCGCCTAATAATCCTGACGTACCACCTGGTATCATGTCTTCATACATCTGGTCTCTTAAAGCAGGCGACAAGTGTACGATTTCTGGTCCATTTGGTGAGTTCTTCGCGAAAGATACTGATGCTGAAATGGTATTCATTGGTGGTGGTGCTGGTATGGCACCGATGCGTTCGCACATCTTTGACCAACTTAAGCGCCTAAACTCTACGCGTAAAATGTCTTTCTGGTACGGTGCGCGTTCTAAGCGTGAAATGTTCTACGTAGAAGATTTCGACGGCCTACAAGCAGAAAACGATAACTTCGTATGGCACTGTGCTCTATCCGATCCAATGCCAGAAGATAACTGGGATGGTTACACAGGTTTCATCCACAACGTACTGTACGAAAACTACCTGAAGGATCACGAAGCTCCTGAAGATTGTGAATACTACATGTGTGGTCCACCGATGATGAACGCAGCGGTTATCGGCATGCTGAAAGATCTTGGTGTAGAAGATGAAAACATCCTTCTAGATGACTTTGGTGGTTAA
- a CDS encoding RecQ family ATP-dependent DNA helicase, with amino-acid sequence MQTIQLQKSAQLQKTLQSVFGFDSLRSGQQAVIEAVMKGDSAAAIFPTGSGKSLCYQLPATQLPNLTLVISPLLALMKDQLSFLHSRGIAAASIDSSQSREESQQVMAGVKNGQIKILMISVERLKNERFREFIRQIPISLMVVDEAHCISEWGHNFRPDYLKLPQYQSELHIPQTLLLTATATPAVINDMQEKFNIASENITVTGFYRPNLDISVIPCLESEKQTQLNSIVATQPTLPTIVYVTQQQTAEQVAKSLIHIGINAHAYHAGMKSDIREQIQQQFMDSQIDCIVATIAFGMGVDKSNIRRVIHFDLPKSIENYAQEIGRAGRDGQRSECILLGNTSGLTVLENFVYGDTPERSSIKYVLEQVREHSPQWEIVPLRLSRECNIRQLPLKTLLVYLELEKVIEAKYSYFAEYRFKFLQDQQFILNQFQGERRQFVEAIFTCSTKAKVWCQVDLDALWMHYQSERSRVVAALDYFHQNGWIELESKQLTDVYAVLPTQQSTEVLEQHLYDLFQSKERKDIERIHTMLGLFQSSECLSHQLAHYFADHNAPAQCGHCSVCRGHVATFPAQVNELPEHKQIVSWVNEFVQLSPTTISNEAVTRFLCGISIPLISQLKATKKSGYGAMANVSFDKVIEQVSKARA; translated from the coding sequence ATGCAAACCATTCAGTTGCAGAAAAGTGCCCAGTTGCAGAAAACACTTCAGTCGGTCTTTGGTTTTGACTCATTACGCTCAGGTCAACAAGCTGTTATTGAAGCTGTGATGAAAGGTGACTCAGCAGCGGCAATCTTTCCAACAGGTTCAGGTAAATCACTCTGTTATCAGTTGCCCGCAACACAACTACCAAACCTTACTCTGGTGATTTCTCCACTCCTTGCACTGATGAAAGACCAGCTTAGCTTTTTACATAGTAGAGGTATTGCGGCAGCATCAATAGACAGCAGCCAAAGTCGAGAGGAATCTCAGCAAGTGATGGCGGGGGTGAAAAACGGTCAGATAAAAATTCTGATGATTTCAGTTGAACGGCTCAAGAATGAGCGCTTTCGTGAGTTTATCCGTCAGATCCCCATCTCATTAATGGTAGTGGACGAAGCGCACTGTATCTCCGAGTGGGGGCATAACTTTCGGCCCGATTACCTGAAGCTACCGCAATATCAGAGTGAGTTGCATATTCCTCAGACGCTGTTGCTTACCGCTACGGCAACGCCTGCAGTTATCAACGACATGCAGGAGAAATTCAATATTGCCAGTGAGAATATTACCGTCACCGGCTTCTACCGCCCTAACCTGGATATCTCAGTCATTCCGTGTCTAGAATCTGAGAAACAGACTCAGCTTAACAGCATCGTTGCCACGCAGCCCACCCTGCCAACTATTGTGTATGTCACTCAACAACAAACTGCCGAACAGGTGGCAAAATCGCTGATCCACATCGGCATTAACGCCCATGCTTATCATGCTGGTATGAAGAGTGACATTCGAGAACAAATTCAGCAGCAATTTATGGATAGTCAAATTGACTGCATCGTGGCGACCATCGCGTTTGGTATGGGAGTAGACAAGTCAAATATTCGCCGTGTGATTCACTTCGACCTGCCGAAATCAATTGAGAACTACGCGCAGGAAATTGGTCGAGCCGGACGTGATGGTCAACGCTCTGAATGTATTCTCCTTGGTAATACGTCTGGCTTAACCGTTCTGGAGAACTTTGTGTATGGTGATACGCCAGAGCGTAGCTCTATCAAGTATGTTTTAGAGCAAGTTCGTGAACATTCGCCACAGTGGGAAATTGTGCCACTGCGTCTATCTCGTGAATGTAATATACGTCAGTTGCCGCTCAAAACGCTGCTGGTGTATTTGGAGTTAGAGAAAGTCATCGAGGCAAAATACAGCTACTTTGCTGAATATCGCTTCAAATTCCTACAAGATCAGCAATTTATTCTCAATCAGTTTCAAGGCGAACGACGCCAATTTGTGGAAGCCATCTTCACTTGCTCTACAAAAGCCAAAGTATGGTGTCAGGTAGATTTAGACGCACTCTGGATGCACTATCAATCAGAACGAAGCCGCGTGGTTGCGGCACTGGATTACTTTCATCAAAACGGATGGATTGAACTGGAAAGCAAACAGTTAACCGATGTGTACGCAGTTCTTCCGACTCAACAAAGCACAGAGGTGCTGGAACAACATCTTTACGATCTGTTTCAATCCAAAGAGCGCAAAGATATCGAGCGTATTCATACGATGTTGGGCTTATTTCAATCATCAGAGTGCTTGAGCCACCAACTGGCACACTACTTTGCGGATCACAACGCGCCTGCTCAATGTGGTCATTGCTCGGTCTGTCGTGGTCACGTGGCTACATTTCCAGCTCAGGTAAATGAACTGCCCGAGCACAAACAGATAGTGTCTTGGGTGAATGAATTTGTGCAATTGTCTCCAACAACCATCAGCAATGAAGCGGTTACCCGATTCCTATGTGGGATCAGTATACCGCTTATCAGCCAACTGAAAGCGACAAAAAAGTCCGGCTATGGCGCAATGGCGAATGTATCCTTCGATAAAGTCATCGAGCAGGTGAGTAAAGCCCGGGCTTAA
- a CDS encoding DUF2789 domain-containing protein produces the protein MEMHQHGMTELFAQLGLGSSPREIKDFVNNHRHKRDSAPIYEASFWTRSQSDFLKQAIEQDADWAELVDQLDVMLRD, from the coding sequence ATGGAAATGCATCAACACGGAATGACGGAATTATTTGCACAGCTCGGTTTGGGCAGCTCACCAAGAGAAATTAAAGACTTCGTCAATAACCATCGACATAAACGCGACTCTGCGCCGATCTATGAAGCGAGCTTTTGGACGCGTTCACAATCGGACTTCTTGAAACAGGCAATAGAGCAAGATGCCGACTGGGCAGAGTTGGTTGATCAGCTAGACGTTATGCTGCGGGACTAG
- the nqrE gene encoding NADH:ubiquinone reductase (Na(+)-transporting) subunit E, whose translation MEHYISLLVKSIFIENMALSFFLGMCTFLAVSKKVKTSFGLGVAVVVVLTIAVPVNNLVYNLVLRENALVEGVDLSFLNFITFIGVIAALVQILEMVLDRFFPPLYNALGIFLPLITVNCAIFGGVSFMVQRDYNFAESVVYGFGSGMGWMLAIVALAGIREKMKYSDVPPGLRGLGITFITVGLMALGFMSFSGVQL comes from the coding sequence ATGGAACATTACATTAGTCTGTTAGTTAAATCGATTTTCATCGAAAACATGGCTTTGTCTTTCTTCTTAGGTATGTGTACGTTTCTTGCGGTATCTAAGAAAGTTAAGACCTCTTTTGGTCTAGGTGTTGCGGTTGTAGTTGTACTTACTATCGCGGTTCCAGTAAACAACCTTGTTTACAACCTAGTATTGAGAGAGAACGCTTTAGTTGAAGGTGTCGATCTTAGCTTCCTAAACTTCATCACCTTTATCGGTGTAATCGCGGCACTTGTACAGATCCTAGAGATGGTTCTAGACCGTTTCTTCCCACCTCTGTACAACGCGCTAGGCATCTTCCTACCGTTGATCACAGTAAACTGTGCGATCTTCGGTGGTGTATCTTTCATGGTACAACGTGACTACAACTTTGCTGAATCTGTTGTTTACGGCTTCGGTTCTGGTATGGGTTGGATGCTAGCCATCGTTGCTCTTGCAGGTATCCGTGAGAAGATGAAGTACTCTGACGTACCTCCTGGTCTACGTGGTCTAGGTATCACGTTCATCACTGTAGGTCTAATGGCGTTAGGCTTTATGTCTTTCTCTGGTGTTCAACTGTAA
- a CDS encoding NADH:ubiquinone reductase (Na(+)-transporting) subunit D: MSSAQNVKKSILAPVLDNNPIALQVLGVCSALAVTTKLETAFVMTLAVTFVTALSNFSVSLIRNHIPNSVRIIVQMAIIASLVIVVDQVLKAYLYDISKQLSVFVGLIITNCIVMGRAEAFAMKSAPIPSLIDGIGNGLGYGFVLITVGFFRELFGSGKLFGMEILPLVSNGGWYQPNGLMLLAPSAFFLIGFLIWAIRILKPEQVEAKE, encoded by the coding sequence ATGTCTAGTGCACAAAATGTTAAAAAGAGCATTCTAGCGCCAGTATTGGATAACAACCCAATCGCGCTACAGGTTCTTGGTGTATGTTCTGCGCTTGCAGTAACTACCAAACTAGAGACTGCGTTTGTTATGACGCTGGCAGTAACGTTTGTAACTGCTCTGTCTAACTTCTCGGTATCTCTAATCCGTAACCACATTCCTAACAGCGTACGTATCATCGTTCAGATGGCTATCATCGCATCGCTAGTAATCGTGGTAGACCAGGTGCTAAAAGCTTACCTATACGATATCTCTAAACAGCTATCAGTATTCGTAGGTCTTATTATCACGAACTGTATCGTAATGGGTCGTGCTGAAGCATTCGCAATGAAATCTGCGCCAATCCCATCTCTTATCGATGGTATCGGTAACGGTCTTGGTTACGGTTTCGTTCTTATCACTGTTGGCTTCTTCCGTGAGCTATTCGGCTCAGGCAAACTATTTGGTATGGAAATCCTACCTCTAGTGAGCAACGGCGGTTGGTATCAGCCAAACGGCCTGATGCTACTAGCACCATCAGCATTCTTCCTAATCGGCTTCCTAATCTGGGCAATCCGTATTCTGAAACCAGAACAAGTAGAAGCGAAGGAGTAA
- a CDS encoding NADH:ubiquinone reductase (Na(+)-transporting) subunit B produces MALKKFLEDIEHHFEPGGKHEKWFALYEAVATVLYTPGLVTKKSSHVRDSVDLKRIMIMVWFAVFPAMFWGMYNAGGQAIAALTHLHAGDQLAAVVAGNWHYWLTEMFGGTISADAGVGSKMLLGATYFLPIYATVFIVGGFWEVLFCMVRKHEVNEGFFVTSILFALIVPPTLPLWQAALGITFGVVVAKEIFGGTGRNFLNPALAGRAFLFFAYPAQISGDVVWTAADGFSGATALSQWAQGGNGALVNTVSGAPITWMDAFIGNIPGSIGEVSTLALLIGAAMIVYMRIASWRIIAGVMIGMIATATLFNVIGSDTNPMFNMPWHWHLVLGGFAFGMFFMATDPVSASFTNKGKWWYGALIGVMCVLIRVVNPAYPEGMMLAILFANLFAPLFDHLVIEKNIKRRQARYGK; encoded by the coding sequence ATGGCTCTTAAAAAGTTTCTTGAAGACATCGAGCATCACTTTGAGCCTGGCGGTAAACATGAAAAATGGTTTGCCCTGTACGAAGCTGTAGCCACAGTTCTCTACACACCAGGTCTGGTAACAAAGAAAAGCTCACACGTTCGTGATAGCGTTGACCTAAAGCGTATCATGATCATGGTTTGGTTCGCGGTATTCCCAGCAATGTTCTGGGGTATGTACAACGCGGGTGGCCAAGCTATCGCAGCACTGACTCACTTGCACGCTGGTGACCAACTAGCGGCAGTAGTTGCAGGCAACTGGCACTACTGGCTAACCGAAATGTTTGGCGGAACCATCTCTGCTGATGCAGGTGTTGGCAGCAAGATGCTACTCGGTGCGACCTATTTCCTACCTATCTACGCAACAGTGTTTATTGTTGGTGGTTTCTGGGAAGTTCTGTTCTGTATGGTGCGTAAGCACGAAGTTAACGAAGGTTTCTTTGTGACTTCTATCCTATTCGCACTTATCGTTCCACCAACGTTACCTCTATGGCAAGCGGCGCTAGGTATTACCTTCGGTGTGGTTGTAGCGAAAGAAATCTTCGGTGGTACAGGTCGTAACTTCCTAAACCCAGCACTTGCTGGCCGTGCATTCCTATTCTTCGCTTACCCAGCGCAAATCTCGGGTGACGTAGTATGGACTGCGGCTGACGGTTTCTCTGGTGCGACTGCTCTAAGCCAATGGGCTCAAGGTGGTAACGGTGCTCTGGTAAACACAGTTTCTGGTGCTCCGATCACTTGGATGGACGCTTTCATCGGTAACATCCCAGGCTCAATTGGTGAAGTATCGACGCTTGCTCTGTTGATTGGTGCAGCGATGATCGTGTACATGCGAATTGCTTCGTGGCGCATCATTGCCGGTGTAATGATTGGTATGATCGCGACAGCAACGCTGTTCAATGTGATCGGCTCTGATACTAACCCTATGTTCAACATGCCATGGCACTGGCACCTAGTTCTGGGTGGTTTTGCATTCGGTATGTTCTTTATGGCGACAGACCCTGTATCCGCTTCATTTACCAATAAAGGTAAATGGTGGTACGGCGCTCTAATCGGTGTAATGTGTGTTCTTATCCGTGTAGTTAACCCAGCGTACCCAGAAGGTATGATGCTGGCGATTCTATTCGCGAACCTGTTTGCACCTCTGTTCGACCACTTAGTTATCGAGAAGAACATCAAGCGGAGACAAGCACGCTATGGCAAGTAA
- the dinB gene encoding DNA polymerase IV codes for MSERIRKIIHVDMDCFYAAVEMRDNPNFRNIALAVGGHEKQRGVISTCNYEARKYGVRSAMPTARALQLCPNLVVVPGRMHVYKQVSQQIRAIFERYTPLIEPLSLDEAYLDVTDAMACHGSATLIAEAIRRDIWNELGLTASAGVAPIKFLAKVASDMNKPNGQFVIPPDKVQEVVDKLPLEKIPGVGKVSLEKLHQAGFYLCEDIKNSDYRELLRQFGRQGASLWKRSQGIDDRDVIVERERKSVGVERTFSQNISTYDECWRVIESTLYPELEKRLERASPDKSISKQGIKVKFADFQLTTIEHIHPQLELNDFKVLLRDILKRQQGREIRLLGLSVMLKPEVQARQLSFF; via the coding sequence ATGTCAGAGCGAATCAGAAAAATTATTCATGTCGATATGGATTGTTTTTATGCTGCCGTAGAGATGAGAGATAACCCAAATTTCCGAAACATTGCACTGGCTGTGGGTGGTCACGAAAAGCAGCGTGGGGTGATTAGCACCTGCAATTATGAAGCACGTAAATATGGTGTACGCAGTGCTATGCCCACCGCACGGGCCTTACAATTGTGTCCTAACCTTGTGGTTGTACCCGGACGGATGCATGTTTATAAACAAGTGTCTCAGCAGATCCGAGCGATTTTTGAGCGCTACACCCCACTCATAGAACCTCTTTCCCTAGACGAGGCATATTTAGATGTGACTGATGCAATGGCTTGTCACGGATCCGCGACATTAATTGCTGAAGCTATTCGAAGAGATATATGGAATGAGCTTGGCTTGACTGCTTCAGCTGGTGTGGCACCAATCAAGTTCCTCGCCAAAGTCGCATCAGATATGAACAAGCCCAATGGCCAGTTTGTAATCCCCCCTGACAAAGTCCAGGAAGTCGTGGATAAATTACCACTGGAGAAAATTCCGGGGGTGGGTAAGGTCAGCCTGGAAAAACTGCATCAAGCAGGGTTTTATCTCTGTGAAGACATCAAAAATAGTGATTACCGAGAGCTACTGCGTCAGTTTGGTCGCCAAGGTGCTTCTTTATGGAAACGGAGTCAGGGGATTGATGACAGGGACGTGATTGTTGAAAGGGAGCGAAAGTCTGTTGGAGTCGAGCGTACATTTAGCCAAAATATATCGACTTACGACGAATGTTGGCGGGTCATTGAGAGCACGCTTTATCCCGAACTCGAAAAGCGCCTCGAACGCGCAAGCCCTGATAAGTCGATCAGCAAGCAAGGCATAAAAGTGAAGTTTGCGGACTTTCAGCTGACGACTATAGAACATATTCACCCTCAGCTTGAGTTAAATGATTTCAAGGTATTGCTGAGAGACATTCTCAAGCGTCAGCAAGGTAGAGAAATTCGCCTTTTAGGCTTGAGTGTAATGCTCAAGCCTGAGGTACAAGCTCGTCAGCTTAGTTTTTTCTAA
- a CDS encoding Na(+)-translocating NADH-quinone reductase subunit C — protein sequence MASNNDSIKKTLGVVVGLSLVCSIIVSTAAVGLRDKQKANAVLDKQSKIVEVAGIDASGKKVPELFAQYIEPRLVDFNTGDFVEGNAATYDQRKAAKDPAESIKLPAEDDKAKIMRRANTGVVYLVKDGDAVSKVILPVHGNGLWSMMYAFVAVETDGNTVSGITYYEQGETPGLGGEVENPSWREQFVGKKLFDENHKPAIKVVKGGAPAGSEHGVDGLSGATLTSNGVQHTFDFWLGDMGFGPFLAKVRDGGLN from the coding sequence ATGGCAAGTAATAACGACAGCATTAAAAAGACGCTGGGTGTTGTTGTCGGGTTGAGCCTTGTTTGTTCAATCATCGTATCAACAGCAGCAGTAGGTCTACGCGATAAGCAAAAAGCTAACGCTGTACTAGATAAGCAATCTAAGATCGTTGAAGTTGCGGGCATTGATGCATCAGGTAAGAAAGTGCCTGAGCTATTTGCACAATACATTGAACCACGTCTGGTTGACTTTAATACTGGTGACTTTGTAGAAGGTAACGCTGCGACTTACGATCAGCGTAAAGCTGCAAAAGATCCAGCTGAGTCTATCAAGCTACCTGCTGAAGATGACAAAGCGAAGATCATGCGTCGTGCTAACACTGGGGTTGTATACCTAGTGAAAGATGGCGATGCAGTATCTAAAGTTATCCTACCGGTTCACGGTAATGGTCTTTGGTCTATGATGTACGCATTCGTTGCTGTTGAAACTGATGGCAACACAGTATCTGGTATCACTTACTACGAGCAGGGTGAAACTCCTGGACTTGGTGGTGAAGTTGAGAACCCGAGCTGGCGCGAACAATTCGTAGGTAAGAAACTGTTTGACGAAAACCACAAACCAGCAATCAAAGTTGTTAAAGGTGGTGCGCCAGCAGGTTCTGAGCACGGTGTTGACGGCCTGTCAGGTGCGACACTAACTAGTAACGGTGTTCAACACACATTTGACTTCTGGTTAGGTGACATGGGCTTTGGTCCATTCCTAGCAAAAGTTCGTGACGGAGGTCTGAACTAA
- a CDS encoding FAD:protein FMN transferase, with protein sequence MKKWLVAFASLFVLAGCEQPAEQIHLTGPTMGTTYNIKYIDAEGLPTAAELQKEVDRLLEEVNDQMSTYRKDSELSRFNQYKESDAFEVSPQTAKVVKEAIRLNKLTMGALDVTVGPLVNLWGFGPEARPEVVPSDEELAARRANTGIEHLEVAGNILKKDIPNLYVDLSTIAKGWGVDVVADYIQSQGIMNYMVEVGGEMRLKGLNREGVPWRIAIEKPSVEGRAIQEIIEPGEMAVATSGDYRNYFERDGIRYSHIIDPETGKPINHKVVSVTVLDKSSMTADGLATGLMVLGEDKGMAIANENNIPVFMIVKTDEGFKELASETYKPFMNK encoded by the coding sequence GTGAAAAAGTGGCTTGTTGCTTTCGCTTCTCTTTTCGTTCTTGCTGGTTGTGAACAGCCCGCAGAGCAAATACATCTAACTGGCCCTACAATGGGGACGACATACAATATTAAATATATCGATGCAGAAGGTCTTCCAACTGCGGCTGAGCTACAAAAAGAAGTTGACCGTTTGCTCGAAGAAGTGAACGACCAAATGTCGACTTACCGCAAAGATTCAGAGCTAAGTCGCTTCAACCAATACAAAGAATCTGATGCGTTTGAAGTCTCACCTCAAACAGCGAAGGTAGTGAAAGAAGCGATTCGATTGAATAAATTAACTATGGGCGCGTTGGATGTGACCGTGGGACCTCTGGTGAACCTTTGGGGGTTTGGTCCGGAAGCTCGCCCAGAAGTTGTGCCAAGCGATGAAGAGCTAGCTGCGCGCCGTGCTAACACAGGTATCGAACATCTGGAAGTTGCGGGTAACATACTGAAAAAAGACATTCCAAACTTATACGTAGACTTGTCGACCATCGCAAAAGGTTGGGGGGTGGATGTCGTGGCAGATTACATCCAATCTCAAGGCATCATGAACTACATGGTTGAAGTAGGCGGTGAGATGCGCTTAAAGGGCCTCAACCGTGAGGGTGTGCCTTGGCGTATCGCGATTGAAAAGCCGTCTGTCGAAGGGCGAGCAATTCAAGAGATCATCGAGCCGGGTGAGATGGCTGTTGCAACCTCGGGCGATTACCGCAACTATTTTGAACGTGACGGTATTCGTTACTCCCACATTATCGACCCAGAAACTGGGAAACCAATTAACCACAAAGTGGTGTCTGTAACGGTATTGGATAAGTCGTCGATGACGGCTGACGGTCTCGCTACTGGCCTAATGGTACTGGGCGAAGATAAAGGCATGGCTATTGCGAACGAAAATAACATTCCAGTCTTCATGATCGTTAAGACGGATGAAGGCTTTAAAGAATTGGCTTCAGAAACCTACAAGCCGTTTATGAACAAATAA
- a CDS encoding Na(+)-translocating NADH-quinone reductase subunit A, whose product MITIKKGLDLPIAGTPSQVINDGKTIKKVALLGEEYVGMRPTMHVRVGDEVKKAQILFEDKKNPGVKFTAPAAGKVIEVNRGAKRVLQSVVIEVAGEEQVTFDKFEAAQLSGLDREVIKTQLVESGLWTALRTRPFSKVPAIESSTKAIFVTAMDTNPLAANPELIINEQQEAFVAGLDILSALTEGKVYVCKSGTSLPRSSQSNIEEHVFDGPHPAGLAGTHMHFLYPVNAENVAWSINYQDVIAFGKLFLTGELYTDRVISLAGPVVNNPRLVRTTLGASLDDVTDNELMPGEVRVISGSVLTGTHATGPHAYLGRYHVQVSVLREGYEKELFGWAMPGKNKFSVTRSFLGHLFKGQLFNMTTTTNGSDRSMVPIGNYERVMPLDMEPTLLLRDLCAGDTDSAQALGALELDEDDVALCTFVCPGKYEYGELLRECLDKIEKEG is encoded by the coding sequence AGTACGTTGGCATGCGTCCAACCATGCATGTCCGCGTTGGTGATGAAGTGAAAAAAGCGCAAATTCTTTTTGAAGACAAAAAGAACCCTGGCGTGAAGTTCACTGCACCAGCAGCCGGTAAAGTGATCGAAGTTAACCGTGGCGCTAAACGTGTCCTTCAATCTGTAGTGATTGAAGTGGCAGGTGAAGAGCAGGTGACATTCGATAAGTTCGAAGCCGCTCAACTTTCAGGTCTAGATCGTGAAGTGATCAAGACTCAACTGGTTGAATCTGGCCTATGGACCGCTTTACGTACTCGTCCGTTTAGCAAGGTTCCAGCAATCGAGTCTTCAACTAAGGCGATTTTTGTAACTGCAATGGATACTAATCCACTAGCAGCGAATCCTGAGTTGATAATTAACGAGCAACAAGAAGCATTCGTTGCTGGTCTAGATATTCTTTCAGCCCTGACAGAAGGCAAGGTTTATGTATGTAAATCTGGCACCAGCTTGCCACGCTCTTCTCAGTCAAACATTGAAGAACACGTCTTCGATGGCCCTCACCCAGCAGGCCTTGCTGGCACCCACATGCATTTCCTATACCCAGTAAATGCTGAAAACGTGGCGTGGAGCATCAACTACCAAGACGTTATTGCGTTCGGTAAGTTGTTCCTCACAGGTGAACTTTACACTGACCGTGTTATTTCTCTGGCTGGTCCAGTCGTAAATAACCCTCGTTTAGTTCGTACGACGTTAGGTGCTAGCCTAGACGACGTGACAGACAACGAGTTAATGCCAGGTGAAGTTCGTGTGATTTCTGGTTCAGTACTAACTGGTACGCATGCAACTGGTCCTCACGCCTACCTAGGCCGTTACCACGTACAAGTTTCTGTACTACGTGAAGGCTATGAAAAAGAGCTGTTCGGCTGGGCGATGCCTGGTAAGAACAAGTTCTCTGTAACTCGCTCATTCCTTGGTCACCTATTCAAAGGTCAGTTGTTCAATATGACAACTACGACGAATGGTAGTGATCGTTCAATGGTTCCAATCGGTAACTACGAGCGCGTAATGCCGCTAGATATGGAACCTACTTTGTTACTTCGCGATCTTTGCGCGGGCGACACTGATAGTGCTCAGGCACTTGGCGCTCTAGAGCTAGACGAAGACGACGTAGCATTGTGTACCTTTGTTTGTCCAGGTAAGTACGAGTATGGTGAACTACTTCGTGAATGCCTAGATAAGATCGAGAAGGAAGGGTAA